In Tachysurus fulvidraco isolate hzauxx_2018 chromosome 1, HZAU_PFXX_2.0, whole genome shotgun sequence, a single window of DNA contains:
- the cd81a gene encoding CD81 molecule a has product MGVEGCTKCIKYMLFFFNFIFWLAGCVILGVSLWLRHDEKTSSLLALKYEDTEAPNTFYISVYILIAVGAVMMFVGFLGCYGAIQESQCLLGTFFACLVILFACEVAAGIWGFIHKDQISKDVIGFYDTVYDRGVIETATEKQKAAAGVLKVFHESLQCCGKGVVTSVLTTWTTNLCPETNGIKITESCHTKIKDLFNDKIYLIGIAALVVAVIMIFEMIFSMVLCCGIRNSPVY; this is encoded by the exons CTGGCTGGATGTGTGATCCTGGGCGTCTCTTTGTGGCTTCGTCATGATGAAAAAACTAGCAGCTTGTTGGCCCTCAAGTATGAAGACACAGAGGCACCCAACACCTTCTACATCA GTGTCTACATCCTGATTGCTGTTGGtgctgtgatgatgtttgttgGGTTTCTTGGTTGCTATGGTGCCATCCAGGAGTCTCAGTGCCTGCTGGGAACA TTCTTCGCCTGCCTGGTCATCCTGTTTGCCTGTGAGGTTGCTGCTGGTATCTGGGGTTTTATTCACAAAGACCAG ATTTCTAAAGACGTGATCGGCTTCTATGACACCGTATATGACCGTGGCGTGATTGAAACCgccactgaaaaacaaaaagcgGCAGCTGGTGTACTGAAGGTCTTCCACGAGTCT CTGCAATGCTGCGGCAAGGGTGTTGTGACATCAGTTCTAACAACCTGGACAACTAATTTATGCCCTGAAACAAACGGAATTAAGATCACTGAG AGTTGTCACACAAAAATCAAAGATCTCTTCAATGACAAGATCTACCTGATTGGCATTGCTGCTTTGGTCGTTGCTGTCATCATG atcttCGAGATGATCTTCAGCATGGTGCTCTGCTGTGGAATTCGAAACAGCCCTGTATACTGA